One window of the Niallia circulans genome contains the following:
- a CDS encoding DUF523 domain-containing protein: MIVVSSCLAGLKVRYNGTDCLDANIEAFIKKESIRTVCPELLGGFSTPREPAEIVGGDGYDVLDGRAFVKDAKGNDVTQMYIEGANKTLVFIKDLEAEMVVLKENSPSCGSGSIYSGSFDGTRMDGVGVTTALLRRNGIKVVSEDELFS; encoded by the coding sequence ATGATTGTCGTAAGTTCTTGTTTAGCTGGTCTGAAAGTTCGGTATAATGGGACGGATTGTTTAGATGCCAACATAGAAGCGTTTATAAAAAAAGAAAGCATAAGAACGGTTTGTCCGGAATTATTGGGAGGCTTCTCTACTCCGAGGGAGCCAGCCGAGATAGTCGGAGGGGATGGTTATGATGTTCTCGATGGAAGAGCGTTTGTTAAAGATGCTAAAGGAAATGATGTGACACAAATGTATATCGAAGGGGCTAATAAAACGTTAGTTTTTATTAAAGACTTGGAGGCAGAAATGGTAGTCTTAAAAGAAAATAGTCCTTCTTGTGGTAGTGGTAGTATATATTCAGGGAGCTTTGATGGCACAAGAATGGACGGTGTGGGTGTAACCACAGCGCTTTTAAGAAGAAACGGTATCAAAGTGGTATCGGAAGACGAATTATTTTCTTGA
- the bshC gene encoding bacillithiol biosynthesis cysteine-adding enzyme BshC: MEMMNLSLPVANKFVTDYLEQKNSAEDFFHYSYLDNGSYEKRVKELETRTFMRNDLADYIADYMKKFPQGEKVRQSLSKLRKENSVVVIGGQQAGVLTGPLYSIHKVISIILLAKQKEEELGIPVVPVFWIAGEDHDYLEINHIYTPGKEKMKKVVFPQRVLDKRMASDILLEKEVCIEWLETVVESYGETDHSKPLLELLHSAVHESTTIVDFFSYITMSLFQDYGLLLVDSGDKEIRKLEKEIFLKQINEFQKLADSVSEQQKLVQEKGYSLVIEMAENPVNLFYYDEAEQERVLLQYDEIENCFIGKDRTVSFTMEQLIEIASEFPQRLSNNVVTRPITQDLLFPTLAFIGGPGEIAYWAELKKAFEHLGIKMPPVIPRLNITLLERSVEADIEELKLSIKDVLVNGTSEKCAEFLKSVSNERIEQILSELTNIIKTKYDQVEEEMKAEYKGLLPLLEKNEDFLVSQVEFLQNKVDASVKLKHEVLVNKFNRIEQNLKPEGSPQERVWNITYFLNKYGMDFIQSVMELPMDFDGTHKVIKL; the protein is encoded by the coding sequence ATGGAGATGATGAATCTCTCTTTGCCTGTGGCAAATAAATTCGTAACAGATTATTTAGAACAAAAGAATAGTGCGGAAGACTTTTTTCATTATTCTTATCTTGATAATGGTAGCTATGAGAAGAGAGTTAAAGAATTAGAAACGAGAACTTTTATGAGGAATGATCTTGCAGATTATATTGCAGATTACATGAAAAAGTTCCCTCAAGGTGAAAAGGTGAGGCAATCCCTTTCTAAATTAAGAAAGGAAAACAGTGTAGTTGTTATTGGTGGACAACAAGCGGGTGTTTTAACAGGACCGTTATACTCCATTCATAAAGTAATTAGTATTATCTTGTTAGCTAAACAAAAAGAAGAAGAATTAGGTATCCCGGTTGTGCCAGTATTCTGGATAGCGGGAGAAGACCATGATTATTTAGAAATTAATCATATTTATACACCAGGTAAGGAAAAAATGAAGAAGGTAGTTTTTCCGCAAAGAGTGTTGGATAAAAGAATGGCTTCCGATATATTGCTGGAAAAAGAAGTCTGTATAGAATGGCTGGAAACAGTCGTTGAATCCTATGGTGAAACAGATCATTCTAAGCCTTTGTTGGAACTTTTGCATAGCGCTGTCCATGAATCCACCACGATAGTTGACTTCTTTAGCTATATTACTATGAGTTTATTCCAAGATTATGGATTACTATTGGTCGATTCTGGTGATAAAGAGATTCGCAAGTTGGAGAAAGAAATTTTCCTTAAACAAATTAATGAATTTCAAAAATTGGCAGATTCCGTTTCAGAACAACAAAAGTTAGTACAGGAGAAGGGATATTCTCTAGTTATCGAAATGGCAGAAAATCCTGTTAACTTGTTTTATTATGATGAAGCAGAGCAAGAAAGAGTATTGCTGCAATACGATGAAATAGAAAACTGTTTTATCGGGAAAGATAGAACGGTATCTTTTACAATGGAACAGTTAATAGAGATTGCAAGTGAATTCCCTCAAAGGCTTAGCAATAATGTGGTAACAAGACCAATAACGCAAGATCTATTATTTCCTACTTTAGCATTTATTGGCGGACCTGGAGAGATTGCGTACTGGGCGGAACTTAAAAAGGCTTTTGAACACCTAGGGATTAAAATGCCGCCTGTTATTCCTCGCTTAAATATTACACTTTTAGAGAGAAGCGTGGAAGCAGACATAGAGGAACTAAAATTATCGATAAAGGATGTTCTTGTAAATGGAACCTCTGAAAAATGTGCGGAATTTTTAAAGTCTGTCTCGAATGAACGGATTGAACAGATACTTAGTGAGTTAACAAATATAATCAAAACGAAATACGATCAAGTGGAAGAGGAAATGAAGGCGGAGTATAAAGGCTTACTGCCGTTATTAGAAAAAAATGAAGATTTCTTAGTTAGCCAGGTTGAATTTTTGCAGAACAAAGTCGATGCTTCCGTAAAATTAAAGCATGAAGTACTGGTAAATAAATTCAATCGCATTGAACAAAATTTAAAACCAGAAGGATCTCCACAAGAAAGAGTTTGGAATATCACTTATTTCTTAAATAAATATGGTATGGATTTTATTCAAAGTGTAATGGAATTGCCAATGGATTTTGATGGAACACATAAGGTTATTAAATTATAA
- a CDS encoding RsfA family transcriptional regulator, with the protein MTTTRQDAWSKDEDILLAEIVLRHIREGGTQLQAFEEVGKLLSRTSAACGFRWNSYVRKQYKSGIELAKKQRKQLKKTNVAEEFSQEEVTGQPAISPTPIQNQFDEMMIYLKDLYDKATKWEQENIDSSTVKEKTKELEEKLALLKKENEELQSELDSMEGAYKALVELMEKARQMVVFKDEDKLPKV; encoded by the coding sequence ATGACAACAACAAGACAAGATGCTTGGTCAAAAGATGAAGATATTTTACTTGCTGAAATTGTTCTTCGTCATATTAGAGAAGGCGGTACACAGCTTCAAGCATTTGAAGAAGTGGGGAAGTTATTATCAAGAACAAGTGCAGCATGTGGATTTCGCTGGAATTCATATGTACGCAAACAATATAAATCTGGTATAGAACTTGCCAAAAAACAAAGAAAGCAATTGAAAAAGACAAATGTAGCAGAAGAGTTTTCTCAAGAAGAAGTAACTGGCCAGCCTGCTATATCTCCAACTCCTATACAGAATCAATTTGATGAAATGATGATATATTTAAAAGATTTATATGATAAAGCAACTAAGTGGGAACAAGAAAATATAGACTCTTCCACCGTTAAAGAGAAAACGAAAGAATTAGAGGAAAAGCTAGCGTTATTAAAGAAGGAAAATGAAGAACTGCAAAGTGAATTAGATTCCATGGAAGGTGCTTATAAAGCATTAGTGGAGCTGATGGAAAAAGCAAGACAAATGGTGGTTTTTAAAGATGAGGATAAACTTCCCAAGGTATAA
- a CDS encoding nucleotidyltransferase, with protein MKAVGIVVEYNPFHNGHLYHIQKAKELTQADIVVAVMSGPFLQRGEPALVSKWARAEMALESGVDLIVELPYAFATQHAAVFASGAVDILQSLSCNFLCFGSESGSIDAFHQIFTKLQEQKTEEDLLVKRFMKQGISYPKAKSLAIKELTNSDDHTTLNLSMPNNILGYEYYKAVHTNKYPMEICTVARMKADYHDKTFTSDTIASATSIREELLHAKGDIKKIEPFLPASSYQILQQYKETYLAYHTWENYWHYLKFRLLQSTAEELATIYEMEEGLEYRFLKYVKTASSFQDFIRLVKTKRYTWTRLQRICVHILTNTKKAEMQSSLKPSFIRLLGTTVNGRLYLKEKKKQFQLPIISKLSAFDKEKIALDIRASQIYALGVPNLVQHQLLEMDYTKPPIMK; from the coding sequence ATGAAAGCAGTTGGAATAGTAGTAGAATATAATCCATTTCATAATGGACATTTGTATCATATCCAAAAAGCGAAAGAACTAACACAGGCAGATATTGTGGTTGCTGTTATGAGTGGTCCTTTTCTGCAGAGAGGAGAACCTGCCCTTGTTTCTAAGTGGGCTCGAGCAGAAATGGCTTTGGAAAGTGGAGTAGATCTTATTGTGGAGCTTCCTTATGCTTTTGCCACACAGCATGCTGCCGTATTTGCTTCTGGCGCTGTTGATATTTTGCAAAGCTTAAGTTGTAATTTCTTATGTTTTGGCAGTGAATCAGGCAGCATTGATGCTTTTCATCAGATTTTTACCAAGCTGCAAGAGCAAAAGACAGAAGAGGATTTACTTGTTAAGAGATTTATGAAACAAGGAATAAGCTATCCGAAAGCTAAATCATTAGCGATAAAAGAATTAACAAATAGTGATGATCACACCACGCTAAATCTTAGTATGCCAAATAACATCTTAGGATATGAATATTATAAGGCGGTGCATACCAATAAGTATCCTATGGAAATTTGCACAGTTGCCCGCATGAAAGCAGACTATCATGACAAAACATTTACTTCGGATACGATAGCTAGCGCAACAAGCATTCGTGAAGAATTATTGCATGCCAAGGGAGACATAAAAAAAATAGAACCCTTCCTCCCCGCAAGTAGTTATCAAATACTACAGCAGTATAAGGAAACATACCTCGCTTATCATACTTGGGAGAATTACTGGCACTATTTAAAATTCCGTCTCCTTCAGTCAACAGCAGAAGAGCTAGCTACCATATATGAGATGGAGGAAGGTTTAGAGTATCGCTTCCTCAAATATGTAAAAACAGCATCCTCTTTTCAGGATTTTATTCGTTTAGTAAAAACGAAAAGATATACATGGACAAGGCTGCAAAGAATTTGCGTACATATTTTAACAAACACCAAAAAGGCAGAAATGCAGTCTTCATTGAAGCCAAGTTTTATTCGTTTACTTGGTACAACTGTAAATGGCCGTCTCTATTTAAAAGAAAAAAAGAAGCAGTTTCAGCTGCCAATTATCAGTAAGCTTTCTGCTTTTGATAAAGAAAAAATCGCATTAGATATTCGCGCTTCGCAAATTTATGCTTTAGGTGTTCCTAATCTTGTTCAGCATCAACTATTAGAGATGGATTACACCAAACCTCCAATCATGAAATAA
- a CDS encoding 2-dehydropantoate 2-reductase, with amino-acid sequence MKIAIIGAGAIGLLCAYQLKEKHDITLYVRSKKQYERILEEGIYYKVNDEKKNRTVHVRFFEEWNGLEELTIVAVKQYQLSSIYEKMEKMGDKIKAMCFLQNGMGHIETIRNSRVANILIGIVEHGAMQEDEQTVIHTGVGAIKIACLKGEMDDILTKLTTATNKDFLFIMEHNYEIMLQKKLVVNCLVNSLTSILQVPNGVLLENAYYSEVMTMFMNEVLDVLMINEADKEIYREYCLEVIRKTALNKSSMLKDMEAGRPTEIDAILGYIIEEAKKKKLSVPIAKVVYRMIKGKEREREVFIHD; translated from the coding sequence ATGAAAATTGCAATTATTGGAGCTGGGGCAATTGGCTTATTATGTGCATACCAGTTAAAGGAAAAGCATGATATCACCTTATATGTTCGGTCAAAGAAGCAATACGAGCGAATCTTAGAGGAAGGAATATATTATAAAGTAAATGACGAAAAGAAAAATCGAACAGTACACGTACGGTTTTTTGAAGAGTGGAATGGACTAGAAGAGCTGACAATCGTGGCAGTGAAGCAATATCAATTATCGTCCATTTACGAGAAGATGGAAAAAATGGGTGATAAAATAAAGGCAATGTGCTTTTTACAAAATGGAATGGGACACATAGAAACAATTAGGAATTCGCGAGTTGCTAATATATTGATAGGAATTGTCGAACATGGAGCGATGCAGGAAGATGAGCAAACAGTCATACATACTGGTGTAGGAGCAATAAAAATAGCTTGCTTAAAAGGAGAAATGGACGATATACTTACCAAGCTCACAACAGCGACCAATAAAGACTTTTTATTTATAATGGAGCATAATTATGAAATAATGCTACAAAAAAAATTAGTCGTAAATTGTCTTGTAAATAGTTTAACTAGTATTTTGCAGGTGCCAAATGGTGTTTTGCTGGAAAACGCTTATTATTCTGAAGTGATGACTATGTTTATGAATGAGGTATTAGATGTTTTAATGATAAATGAAGCTGATAAAGAAATCTATCGAGAGTATTGTTTGGAAGTCATACGAAAAACAGCTTTAAATAAATCTTCGATGCTAAAGGATATGGAGGCGGGAAGGCCTACGGAAATAGATGCAATTTTAGGATACATAATAGAAGAAGCAAAAAAGAAAAAGCTGAGTGTGCCTATTGCAAAGGTGGTTTATCGGATGATTAAAGGAAAAGAACGAGAAAGAGAGGTGTTTATCCATGATTAA
- the rsmH gene encoding 16S rRNA (cytosine(1402)-N(4))-methyltransferase RsmH, producing MFNHTTVLLNEAVDALDIKPDGIYVDCTLGGAGHSELILSKLSGSGRLIAFDQDEIAIKNAQEKLAPYKDRLTIVKSNFRYLKEEIHNLGITHVDGILYDLGVSSPQLDTPERGFSYHHDAPLDMRMDNEADVTAYDVVNSWSYESLVKIFFRYGEEKFSKQIARKIEAARENRPIETTGELVELIKEAIPAPARRKGGHPAKRVFQAIRIAVNDELGVFEDSLEQAITLLNPGGRISVITFHSLEDRICKSTFKKMSDLPPLPPGLPVIPDEFKPELKLITRKPIVPSEEELEFNNRARSAKLRIAEKQ from the coding sequence ATGTTTAATCATACAACAGTATTACTGAATGAAGCGGTCGATGCTCTCGATATTAAGCCAGATGGAATTTATGTGGATTGTACTTTAGGCGGAGCAGGGCACAGCGAATTAATTCTTTCCAAATTATCAGGCAGCGGAAGATTAATTGCATTCGATCAAGATGAAATAGCCATAAAAAATGCACAAGAAAAATTAGCCCCATATAAGGACAGATTGACGATTGTCAAAAGTAATTTCCGTTATCTAAAAGAAGAAATTCACAACTTAGGGATTACACATGTAGATGGAATTCTTTATGACTTAGGTGTTTCTTCCCCGCAATTAGATACTCCTGAACGCGGATTTAGTTATCATCATGATGCACCGCTTGATATGCGCATGGATAACGAAGCGGATGTTACTGCATATGATGTAGTCAATTCTTGGTCATATGAATCATTAGTTAAAATTTTCTTTCGTTATGGTGAGGAGAAATTCTCTAAACAAATAGCAAGGAAGATTGAGGCAGCAAGAGAAAATCGGCCAATTGAAACGACTGGAGAGTTGGTTGAATTAATCAAAGAAGCTATTCCAGCGCCAGCTAGACGAAAAGGTGGTCATCCTGCTAAAAGAGTTTTCCAAGCAATACGAATTGCAGTCAATGATGAACTTGGCGTATTTGAAGATTCGTTAGAGCAAGCTATTACGTTGTTAAATCCAGGCGGAAGAATCAGCGTTATCACTTTCCATTCTCTTGAAGACAGAATCTGCAAGTCGACATTTAAAAAGATGAGTGACCTGCCGCCGTTGCCGCCAGGACTACCGGTTATTCCAGATGAGTTTAAACCAGAATTGAAATTAATTACAAGAAAGCCGATTGTTCCATCAGAAGAAGAATTAGAATTTAATAACAGAGCAAGATCAGCGAAACTACGTATTGCAGAAAAACAATAA
- the rpmF gene encoding 50S ribosomal protein L32, with protein sequence MAVPFRRTSKTAKRKRRTHFKLQVPGMVECPNCGEMKLAHRVCSACGTYKGKEVVSN encoded by the coding sequence ATGGCTGTACCTTTTAGAAGAACATCTAAAACTGCAAAGAGAAAACGTCGTACACATTTTAAATTACAAGTGCCTGGTATGGTAGAATGCCCTAACTGTGGTGAAATGAAACTTGCTCACCGTGTATGCAGCGCTTGCGGAACATACAAAGGGAAAGAAGTTGTAAGCAACTAA
- a CDS encoding DUF3397 domain-containing protein, translating to MINLTSQLISFLVVFPIFTLFIVFVISKLITKKHRLSIHLALDISTIFFIVSVHFLIQSIWHTSLLLYIVIFILLIGMLFVIIHWKFKEEIQYKKVFKGIWRVTFLLFFLLYIVLLVYGLLLSIWRTLGMI from the coding sequence ATGATTAATCTAACTTCACAGCTCATTAGTTTTCTCGTGGTTTTTCCTATCTTTACATTGTTTATTGTTTTTGTTATTAGTAAGTTGATTACAAAAAAGCACCGTCTATCTATACATCTAGCCCTAGATATAAGTACCATCTTTTTTATTGTTTCTGTCCATTTTCTTATTCAATCCATCTGGCATACTTCGCTCTTATTGTATATTGTGATATTTATCTTGTTGATTGGCATGTTATTTGTTATTATTCATTGGAAGTTTAAAGAGGAAATACAATACAAAAAAGTATTTAAAGGAATTTGGCGTGTAACCTTTCTTCTTTTTTTCCTTTTATATATTGTATTGCTCGTTTATGGCCTTTTATTATCTATATGGAGAACACTTGGAATGATATAA
- the ylbJ gene encoding sporulation integral membrane protein YlbJ: protein MLRSKFKTIVLALSASLLALALISFPGVAVDASKNGLNTWWTIVFPSLLPFLILSEILIGFGVVRFIGVLLEPIMRPLFKVPGVGGFVWAMGMVSGFPTGAKLTARMREEKQLTRTEAERLVSFSNASNPMFIIGAVSASFFHSPKLGLLLAFSHYLANFTVGLFMRFHGKDTEIKKQEATEKASIKRALRELHHTRLKDKRPLGKLMGDAVTSSIQSLLMVGGFIILFSVINRLLFHLHITSFVAKLLESIFQLFTFSGELTIPFIAGIFEITLGSQLTSEVETSTLMHQAILTSCILGFSGLSVQAQVASILAQTDIRFKPFFIARIMQAIFSGIYTFIAWDFFNKTFLAKDAPTIAIPGLKQEGAFFQQIFENISTWGPIVTIISLTIYCFILVKRLSPREEV from the coding sequence TTGTTACGCTCAAAATTTAAGACAATCGTACTCGCTTTATCTGCGTCCCTATTAGCTCTTGCTCTAATTTCTTTTCCAGGAGTTGCAGTTGACGCTTCCAAAAATGGACTAAACACATGGTGGACGATTGTTTTTCCTTCACTTCTTCCTTTCCTTATTTTATCCGAAATTTTAATCGGTTTTGGTGTAGTTCGTTTTATTGGTGTTTTATTGGAACCCATTATGCGACCTCTCTTTAAAGTTCCAGGTGTAGGTGGATTTGTTTGGGCAATGGGCATGGTATCAGGCTTTCCTACTGGAGCAAAATTAACAGCAAGAATGCGTGAAGAAAAACAATTAACAAGAACAGAAGCTGAAAGACTCGTTTCTTTTTCTAACGCTTCTAATCCAATGTTTATTATTGGTGCAGTTTCAGCTTCTTTTTTTCATAGTCCCAAACTAGGACTACTTCTTGCCTTTTCTCATTACTTAGCCAACTTTACAGTAGGACTTTTTATGAGATTTCATGGCAAGGACACAGAAATAAAGAAACAGGAGGCAACTGAAAAAGCCTCTATCAAAAGAGCATTACGGGAATTACATCATACTCGATTAAAAGACAAGCGTCCGCTTGGCAAATTAATGGGTGATGCCGTTACTTCTTCAATTCAATCATTATTAATGGTCGGTGGCTTCATTATTCTTTTTTCCGTTATTAATCGATTACTATTTCACTTACATATTACTTCTTTTGTTGCTAAATTGTTAGAATCTATTTTCCAGCTATTCACTTTTTCTGGCGAATTAACGATTCCATTCATTGCTGGGATATTTGAAATTACATTAGGAAGTCAATTAACAAGTGAGGTAGAAACTTCTACCCTTATGCATCAAGCAATCCTAACTAGCTGTATTCTCGGCTTTAGTGGTTTGAGTGTACAAGCGCAGGTTGCAAGTATTCTAGCACAGACAGATATTCGCTTTAAACCATTTTTTATAGCAAGAATAATGCAAGCAATCTTCTCCGGTATTTATACATTTATCGCTTGGGATTTCTTTAACAAAACCTTTTTGGCAAAAGATGCTCCAACGATTGCAATTCCAGGATTAAAACAGGAGGGAGCTTTCTTTCAACAAATATTTGAAAATATTAGCACATGGGGTCCAATTGTAACGATTATTTCCTTGACAATTTATTGTTTTATCTTAGTAAAAAGATTATCTCCAAGAGAAGAAGTATAA
- a CDS encoding patatin-like phospholipase family protein gives MERPKIGLALGSGGARGFAHIGVIKILREENIPIDYIAGSSIGAIVGCLYGAGSDIERLYTLSKFFKRKYYLDFTVPKMGFIAGNRVKELIHLFTYGKNLEELDIPVAIVATDLLTAEKVVFTKGPIADAVRASISIPGIFVPEKIDGRLLVDGGVIDRVPVSVVKEMGADIVIAVDVAKVNIHTDISNIYDVIMRSLDIMQMELVESREVASDVMIKPPVEMFNSKAFTDLEKIIKIGETETRRYIEGIKKEIRKKERRKKSN, from the coding sequence ATGGAACGCCCAAAAATTGGATTAGCGTTAGGGTCAGGTGGAGCGAGAGGATTTGCACATATTGGTGTAATAAAAATACTTAGAGAAGAGAACATCCCAATAGATTATATTGCTGGTAGCAGTATAGGTGCTATAGTTGGCTGTCTATATGGAGCAGGATCCGATATTGAGCGATTATACACTTTATCCAAGTTCTTTAAAAGAAAATACTATTTGGATTTTACTGTGCCTAAAATGGGGTTTATCGCTGGGAACCGTGTAAAGGAATTAATTCATTTGTTTACCTATGGAAAAAATTTAGAGGAGTTAGATATCCCTGTTGCCATTGTTGCGACAGATTTGTTAACAGCAGAAAAAGTAGTTTTTACAAAAGGGCCCATTGCTGATGCTGTTCGGGCAAGTATTTCTATTCCAGGCATATTTGTTCCAGAAAAAATTGACGGGCGATTGCTTGTAGACGGAGGAGTAATCGATCGTGTTCCTGTCTCAGTTGTGAAGGAAATGGGAGCAGATATTGTAATTGCTGTCGATGTAGCAAAAGTAAACATTCATACAGATATTTCTAATATTTATGATGTAATTATGCGTTCATTAGATATCATGCAAATGGAACTAGTAGAATCACGCGAGGTAGCAAGTGATGTGATGATTAAGCCGCCTGTTGAAATGTTTAATAGTAAGGCATTTACTGATTTGGAGAAAATTATTAAAATAGGGGAAACAGAAACGAGAAGATATATAGAAGGGATTAAAAAGGAAATCAGAAAAAAAGAAAGAAGGAAAAAAAGTAATTAA
- a CDS encoding YceD family protein: MKWTLSQLQKFRSKGLPIDETINMDEIKETDPTIRKVSPIHITGRTDIDSTKVTFHLNIKGSLVLPCSRTLVDVDYPINVETTETFLLKVSEYETDEEEVHQVKGDVIDLKPIIAEILLLEVPMQVFCEDVTEEGAPQSGNDWEVIQEQDLQEKKVDPRLAGLAKFFENE, from the coding sequence ATGAAATGGACGTTAAGCCAGTTACAAAAATTTCGAAGTAAGGGATTGCCAATTGATGAAACAATAAATATGGATGAGATCAAAGAAACAGATCCAACCATAAGAAAAGTATCTCCTATTCATATAACAGGACGTACGGATATTGATTCAACGAAAGTGACTTTTCATTTAAATATAAAAGGATCGCTCGTGCTACCTTGCTCTCGTACTTTAGTAGACGTGGATTATCCAATTAATGTTGAAACAACAGAAACCTTCCTATTAAAAGTTTCGGAATATGAAACAGACGAAGAGGAAGTTCATCAGGTGAAAGGGGATGTAATTGACTTAAAGCCAATTATAGCCGAAATACTTTTACTTGAGGTACCGATGCAAGTCTTCTGTGAAGATGTAACAGAAGAGGGAGCTCCGCAATCAGGAAATGATTGGGAAGTAATCCAAGAGCAAGATTTACAGGAGAAGAAAGTTGATCCTCGTCTTGCAGGACTTGCTAAGTTTTTTGAAAATGAGTAA
- the ftsL gene encoding cell division protein FtsL produces MSNLARKIQQDQYQQQEEKQSVKKVIKQTKSLLSPGEKILGIAFVAIICIGGVKIVSNQSEIYQVNKDIQVAESSINSLEKSNKELDTQVKDLSSFERLREVAGKLGLDFSKDNVKVVH; encoded by the coding sequence ATGAGCAACTTAGCAAGAAAAATTCAGCAGGATCAATATCAACAACAAGAAGAAAAACAGTCGGTTAAAAAGGTTATTAAACAGACTAAATCATTATTATCTCCTGGAGAGAAGATTTTAGGAATTGCCTTTGTAGCGATTATTTGTATTGGCGGCGTAAAAATTGTAAGCAACCAATCGGAGATTTATCAAGTAAATAAAGATATTCAAGTAGCGGAAAGCTCCATTAATTCGCTTGAAAAGTCAAACAAGGAATTAGATACACAGGTCAAGGATTTAAGCAGCTTTGAACGCTTACGCGAAGTAGCAGGGAAATTAGGTTTAGATTTTAGTAAAGATAATGTAAAGGTTGTGCATTAA
- the mraZ gene encoding division/cell wall cluster transcriptional repressor MraZ, with protein sequence MFMGEYHHNVDAKGRIIVPAKFRENLGETFILTRGLDRCLFGYPLNEWEIIEDKLKQLPLTKKDARAFTRFFFSGATECEIDKQGRINIASPLFQYAQLEKECVILGVSNRIEIWDKQEWENYFSESEDSFAEIAENMIGFDI encoded by the coding sequence ATGTTTATGGGTGAATATCATCATAATGTTGACGCAAAAGGACGTATCATTGTTCCTGCGAAGTTTAGAGAGAACTTAGGTGAGACCTTTATTCTAACCCGTGGCCTCGATCGATGTCTTTTCGGTTACCCACTGAATGAATGGGAGATAATTGAAGACAAGCTCAAGCAATTGCCCTTAACCAAAAAAGATGCTAGAGCATTTACCCGATTTTTCTTCTCCGGAGCAACAGAATGTGAGATTGATAAACAAGGTCGCATTAATATTGCCTCCCCCTTATTTCAATATGCACAGCTAGAGAAGGAGTGTGTTATTCTCGGTGTTTCTAATCGTATTGAAATATGGGATAAACAAGAGTGGGAAAATTATTTTTCCGAATCAGAGGATTCTTTTGCAGAAATTGCAGAGAATATGATTGGGTTTGATATTTAA